The segment GATCAAACCGGTGAGCAGCACGGCAAGGGTCTGCGGCTGGCCGTCCGCACCCTGGGTGCCGTAGAGAAGATGAGGCTTCCCATTTTTGAGGGCGATGCCGGGGTTCAGGGTGTAGAAGGGCCGCTTGCCGGGTTTGATCGCGTTGCGGTCGCCGGGAACGGTTGAGAACGCCGCGCCGCGATTCTGCCAGAGGACGCCGGTATCGCCGACCAGGACACCGCTGCCCCAGTCGAAATAGGTGCTCTGCAGAACACTCGCGCAGCGTCCCTGCTCGTCGGTTGCGGCGAAGAAAACCGTGTCGCCATGGCGGTAGGGATGCGGCCAGGGCAGGGCGCGTGCCGGTTCGATGGCCGAGGCTTTGCCGGCCAGACGCCGCGGGTCGAGAAAGTCCCAGGGCAGCAGCTCGGAACCGTCGGGATCGGCGATGAGCGGCCGGTCCAGGAAGGCCTGCTTCACCGCCTCGACCAGCAGGTGATAGCGGAGCGGGCTTGTGGGGGGCAGGGCCGCCAGATCGAAGTGGGAGAGAACGCCCATGATCGCCAGCGTGGAAAGTCCCTGCGTCGGCGCAGGCGGGGCCAGCAGGGTCAGCCCGCGATAGTCCAAGCCGACGGGGGCCTCCTCCCGCGTCCGGGTCGCCGCCAGATCCGCGGCGCCGAGGGGGGAGCCCGCGGCGGCCAGTCCCTCGGCCAGTTGCCGTCCGAGCCGCCCGTCATAGAAGGACCGGCAGCCATCCTCGGCCAGCAGGGAAAGGCTGCGGGCGAGAGCGGGCTGCTTGAAGAACTCGCCGGGGACGACGCTGAAATGATCCGCGAAGCCCTCCCAGTGCGGGATCTCGTCGCGCCGGAAATCGAACCAGAACTGTTGCGAGCGGGTGGGGACATAGCCGTCCCGGGCCTGGGCAACGGCGGGGGCGAGGAGGTCGGCGAAGGGTTCGCTGCCGCCCCATTGTTCGGCGCTGTAGGCGAGCGCTCGCCCCCAGCTGTCGACCGCGCAGGCCGGGGTGACGGTCGAGGCGGGGCCGCGCAGGGGGATCGCAGCCTGATAGGCGGGAAGCCGGCCCGCCGCCTGTCCGATGCCGAGGAAACAGCGTTGCCGCCCCTGCCGGTCCGCCACCAGCCAGATGGCATCGCCGCCGATCCCGCAGAAATGCGGCATGACGACGGACAGGCTGGCGGCGATGGCGACCGCCGCTTCGATGGCGGTGCCGCCCCTCGCCAGAATGGCGGCCCCGGCCTCGGATGCCAGGGGGTGCGGGCTGGTGACCATTCCCGGCCGGGCGACGTTCATCTCTTTCCCCATGCGCAAAGCCCGGCCGCAGTTCCGGCCGGGCTTCGTCCTGCGATCAGTCGGCCTTGTAGGCGAGCTTGCGGTCGGCCGCCGGCGGCAGGAACTGGCGGGTGAAGACCTGCTCCGGCTTGGGCGTGGCGGTCAGCTGGTAGCCTTCGACCATGATGCCGATCGAGCGGGCGAGGCGCGCGTCGTCCACGTCGCCAAGGCCGATCCGGTCGACTTCGGGCGACAGGATGAGTTGCTCGTAGGAGAACTTCATGCGGGCGCGTTCAAGCTCTTCCTTGGCCAGATTGTCGTAGGCAAGGACCGCCTTCAGCCCGGCCTCGGCGTCCGCGCCGATCTCCACAG is part of the Azospirillum baldaniorum genome and harbors:
- a CDS encoding gamma-glutamyltransferase family protein, whose amino-acid sequence is MNVARPGMVTSPHPLASEAGAAILARGGTAIEAAVAIAASLSVVMPHFCGIGGDAIWLVADRQGRQRCFLGIGQAAGRLPAYQAAIPLRGPASTVTPACAVDSWGRALAYSAEQWGGSEPFADLLAPAVAQARDGYVPTRSQQFWFDFRRDEIPHWEGFADHFSVVPGEFFKQPALARSLSLLAEDGCRSFYDGRLGRQLAEGLAAAGSPLGAADLAATRTREEAPVGLDYRGLTLLAPPAPTQGLSTLAIMGVLSHFDLAALPPTSPLRYHLLVEAVKQAFLDRPLIADPDGSELLPWDFLDPRRLAGKASAIEPARALPWPHPYRHGDTVFFAATDEQGRCASVLQSTYFDWGSGVLVGDTGVLWQNRGAAFSTVPGDRNAIKPGKRPFYTLNPGIALKNGKPHLLYGTQGADGQPQTLAVLLTGLIDYGMTPEEALAQPRFLLGRTFSDSRDSLKIEASLGEAAIGNLAALGHEVAPLPALSPIFGQAGAIRLADAGTVSGAHDPRGEGNAIRARDPSSCNAAVISPSGPG